A genomic stretch from Corynebacterium kutscheri includes:
- a CDS encoding riboflavin synthase, giving the protein MFTGIVEEVGKVAAIEKLDDSVRIKITANTVISDVHLGDSIAVNGVCLTVTSFGDAFFTADVMQESLNRSSLGSLEKGSSVNLERALLAQSRLGGHIMQGHVDGTTTLLSRTHSQHWDVLRFKLPSHLARYVVEKGSIALSGTSLTVSSVGENWFEVSLIPATLLHTTHGELKIGDEVNIEVDILGKYVEKMLSTRTQVE; this is encoded by the coding sequence GTGTTTACCGGCATTGTAGAAGAAGTAGGAAAAGTTGCTGCCATTGAAAAACTTGATGATAGTGTGCGAATTAAAATTACTGCGAATACCGTTATCAGTGATGTACACCTAGGTGATTCAATAGCAGTCAATGGAGTGTGCTTGACAGTTACCTCTTTTGGGGATGCTTTTTTTACTGCTGATGTAATGCAAGAATCCTTGAATCGTTCATCTTTGGGTAGCTTAGAAAAAGGGTCGTCGGTTAATTTGGAACGAGCATTGCTTGCCCAGTCTCGTTTAGGCGGACACATTATGCAAGGTCATGTTGATGGCACAACTACGCTTTTATCCCGAACTCATTCCCAACATTGGGATGTTTTGCGGTTTAAGTTGCCTAGCCATTTGGCACGTTATGTCGTCGAAAAAGGATCAATTGCACTTAGTGGAACTTCATTGACTGTATCGTCGGTAGGCGAAAACTGGTTTGAGGTGTCATTGATTCCAGCGACTTTGCTGCACACAACCCATGGTGAGTTGAAAATTGGCGATGAAGTCAATATTGAAGTTGATATCTTAGGTAAGTACGTCGAAAAGATGCTTTCTACAAGAACCCAAGTAGAGTAA
- the ribD gene encoding bifunctional diaminohydroxyphosphoribosylaminopyrimidine deaminase/5-amino-6-(5-phosphoribosylamino)uracil reductase RibD, which yields MLKTLLVDDLPRSTAPIVLQAIKVAAQAAEQVWGTTSPNPSVGAAIISASGKIVGVGATQPVGGAHAEVMALHAAGAQARGGHAVVTLEPCNHQGRTGPCSQALLAAGIKKVTYLCSDPYPQAAGGAEFLSSHGIEVECLGVRPRALVAWLFAIKQSRPAVTLKWAHTLDGFIAAQDGMSQWITGVKAREYVHHDRSHRDAIIIGTGTAFADRPQLTARYPDGSLYLQQPRRVVIGRRTTDLGFEQFTEIELALNRLWDSGARDVLVEGGHQLWTSFLQLGLVDFIHDYTAPALLGAGIPLLAQSLTENIAGIYRFEVLAHQQLGVDSFSWLERK from the coding sequence ATGTTAAAAACACTGCTTGTCGACGATTTACCTCGTAGTACTGCCCCAATTGTGTTACAAGCAATTAAAGTAGCGGCACAGGCCGCAGAACAGGTGTGGGGTACAACTAGCCCGAATCCCAGCGTTGGAGCGGCAATAATATCTGCTAGTGGAAAAATCGTCGGTGTTGGTGCGACCCAACCGGTTGGTGGTGCACATGCTGAAGTAATGGCTTTACACGCAGCAGGTGCTCAAGCTCGCGGTGGCCATGCGGTAGTTACTCTTGAACCTTGTAACCATCAAGGACGAACCGGGCCATGTTCGCAAGCATTACTAGCAGCAGGTATTAAAAAGGTAACGTATCTGTGTTCTGATCCGTATCCACAGGCTGCCGGAGGAGCTGAGTTTTTATCTTCTCATGGTATCGAAGTGGAATGTTTGGGGGTGCGTCCGCGCGCTTTGGTTGCGTGGTTATTCGCTATTAAACAATCCAGACCAGCAGTTACTTTAAAATGGGCACATACCTTAGATGGGTTTATTGCTGCCCAAGATGGTATGAGCCAATGGATTACGGGAGTAAAGGCAAGAGAATATGTTCATCATGATCGAAGTCATCGAGACGCGATCATTATAGGAACCGGAACAGCTTTTGCTGACCGACCACAGTTAACCGCTAGATATCCAGATGGCAGCCTTTATCTACAACAGCCACGTCGAGTAGTTATTGGTCGTAGAACTACTGATTTAGGGTTTGAACAGTTTACGGAAATAGAACTAGCACTTAATAGGTTATGGGATAGCGGAGCACGTGATGTGTTGGTAGAAGGTGGACATCAACTATGGACTTCATTTTTACAATTAGGCTTAGTGGATTTCATTCATGATTACACTGCACCTGCGTTGTTAGGTGCAGGGATACCACTACTGGCGCAATCACTTACTGAAAATATAGCTGGGATTTATCGTTTTGAAGTGTTAGCACATCAACAACTTGGTGTAGATAGTTTTAGCTGGTTAGAAAGGAAATAG
- the rpe gene encoding ribulose-phosphate 3-epimerase produces MPTNSFTRPIIAPSILAADFAKLGEEIAAVSNAGWLHVDVMDGHFVPNLSFGGDVTAAVSRSTDLALDVHLMIENPEAWIDTYVKAGADCIIFHVEATGDPLGLARKIKEHGVRAGFSIKPGTPIEDYLPNLNEFDLVLVMSVEPGFGGQKFMPEQLEKVRTLRSYIDEHKLTTLIEIDGGISAETISAAAEAGCDAFVAGSAIYGQTDRAQAVEELRQLAQAAY; encoded by the coding sequence ATGCCTACTAATTCTTTTACTCGACCGATTATTGCTCCTTCGATTTTAGCTGCTGATTTTGCCAAACTCGGTGAAGAAATAGCTGCTGTTAGTAATGCCGGTTGGCTTCACGTTGATGTGATGGATGGGCATTTTGTGCCCAACCTTTCCTTCGGTGGTGATGTTACTGCAGCAGTTAGTAGGAGCACTGATCTTGCTCTTGATGTGCACCTTATGATCGAAAACCCAGAAGCATGGATTGATACCTATGTTAAAGCTGGAGCGGATTGTATTATTTTCCATGTTGAGGCCACCGGTGATCCACTAGGTCTTGCTCGCAAGATTAAAGAACATGGTGTGCGGGCAGGTTTTTCAATAAAACCAGGAACTCCCATCGAGGATTACCTTCCGAATTTAAATGAATTCGACTTAGTATTGGTGATGAGCGTGGAACCAGGTTTTGGTGGACAAAAATTTATGCCTGAGCAGTTAGAAAAAGTACGCACTTTACGCAGCTATATTGACGAGCATAAGTTAACTACCCTTATCGAAATTGATGGCGGAATTAGTGCTGAAACTATCTCCGCTGCGGCTGAGGCGGGCTGTGATGCTTTTGTCGCTGGTTCAGCAATTTATGGACAAACTGATCGAGCCCAGGCAGTTGAAGAACTGCGTCAGCTCGCCCAGGCAGCTTATTGA
- a CDS encoding RsmB/NOP family class I SAM-dependent RNA methyltransferase yields the protein MSQGGFRSRTSSQKKVKKTDNKSVTPRRSPQRKHSEPKDDLRMIFQDIDLPRAISFDVLYRVEVDDSFANLVLPRLLRDYRLTGRDAAFATEITYGTLRSQGVVDAVIAECSSRSLDSLSAGVLSALRLGTYQLMYTRVEPHAAVDTSVRIVEAIGQERAKGFVNGILRTVSRTTPQQWLEKLAPDTEIAALAFKHAHPEWIAQSFAQVIGKEELATALEADSKRPIVHLIARPGEISAEELALITGGIEGTYSPYAVYLESGDPGSIEPVRQGLAAVQDEGSQLIARAVVEAPLEGEDQGRWLDLCAGPGGKAALMGALAAIDGAHVDAVEISEHRAQLIAKTVRDFPVTVITGDGRNPNLELGYDRVLVDAPCSGLGALRRRPEARWRKKEADINQLSTLQFELLSSAINLVRPGGIVVYSTCSPDLRETRSVVDKALASLPVSELNAHELVPTMLNTGENLSVQMWPHRHGTDAMFFAVLKKLPV from the coding sequence ATGAGCCAGGGTGGTTTTAGATCACGTACATCGTCACAGAAGAAAGTGAAGAAAACTGACAACAAGTCAGTTACCCCTAGGCGTTCACCACAGCGCAAACACTCTGAGCCTAAAGACGATTTGCGTATGATTTTTCAAGACATTGACCTACCGCGTGCAATCTCTTTTGACGTGCTTTATCGGGTAGAAGTAGATGATAGTTTTGCCAATCTCGTATTACCACGACTATTGCGTGACTATAGACTCACAGGAAGAGATGCTGCTTTTGCTACTGAGATTACTTATGGAACATTGCGCTCCCAAGGGGTTGTGGATGCAGTGATTGCCGAGTGTTCTAGTCGCAGCCTTGATTCTTTGTCTGCTGGTGTTTTATCTGCTTTGCGCTTGGGAACCTATCAACTTATGTACACCAGGGTAGAACCTCATGCAGCTGTTGATACTTCAGTGCGTATCGTAGAAGCTATTGGACAAGAAAGAGCGAAAGGATTTGTCAATGGTATTTTGCGAACAGTTTCTCGAACCACACCGCAGCAATGGTTAGAAAAGCTTGCACCCGATACTGAAATTGCCGCACTCGCTTTTAAACATGCGCATCCAGAGTGGATTGCGCAAAGTTTCGCACAAGTTATTGGAAAAGAAGAATTAGCTACAGCCTTAGAAGCTGATTCGAAACGACCAATTGTGCACCTTATTGCTCGCCCAGGTGAGATTTCTGCTGAAGAATTAGCATTGATTACTGGCGGTATTGAAGGTACCTATTCTCCGTACGCGGTTTATCTTGAATCTGGTGATCCCGGCAGCATTGAACCAGTGCGTCAAGGGCTTGCTGCAGTACAAGACGAGGGAAGTCAACTTATTGCTCGCGCTGTTGTAGAAGCTCCATTAGAAGGAGAAGATCAAGGTCGATGGCTAGATTTATGTGCTGGTCCCGGCGGTAAAGCAGCTTTAATGGGAGCATTAGCCGCTATTGATGGCGCGCATGTTGATGCGGTTGAAATTAGTGAACACCGCGCTCAGCTCATTGCTAAGACAGTACGTGATTTTCCGGTTACGGTTATCACTGGGGATGGTCGTAATCCAAATCTTGAACTAGGTTATGATCGAGTACTTGTTGATGCGCCCTGTTCTGGTTTGGGTGCTTTGCGGCGTCGTCCAGAAGCACGGTGGCGGAAAAAAGAAGCAGATATTAATCAGCTCAGCACATTACAGTTCGAATTGCTTTCTTCGGCAATTAATCTTGTTCGTCCTGGGGGAATCGTCGTTTATTCGACATGTTCACCTGATTTACGCGAAACTCGATCAGTTGTTGATAAGGCGTTAGCGTCATTACCGGTGAGTGAGTTAAATGCTCATGAATTAGTACCAACCATGCTTAATACTGGCGAGAACTTAAGTGTTCAAATGTGGCCACATCGCCATGGTACTGATGCCATGTTTTTTGCGGTACTGAAAAAACTGCCAGTGTAG
- the fmt gene encoding methionyl-tRNA formyltransferase, with product MRLIFAGTPEVAVVALEKLIASNHEVVAVLTRPDAPKGRGRSLHPSPVAEVAKKYGIEILTPKTLKTATEDGIAVRARIAELAPDCVPVVAYGNLLPKDVLEMVPHGFINLHFSLLPRWRGAAPVQAAIIHGDLITGASTFRIDEGLDTGEVAKTIKEPIATSDTADDLLTRLAYRGGDLLVQTMDEIAAGTAVFKPQEGEATHISKISKNDARIIWTQPAAVIDRLIRGVTPAPGAWTELADQRFKIGPVKLVDSITLAPGSLHIEKKRVLVGTGDTAVELGSIQAPGKKMMPATDWARGLASTEGLMFQ from the coding sequence TTGCGACTTATTTTTGCTGGCACGCCTGAGGTAGCTGTCGTAGCTTTAGAAAAGCTCATTGCAAGTAACCATGAGGTTGTTGCTGTATTAACTCGTCCTGATGCACCAAAAGGACGTGGACGTAGCCTACATCCTTCACCGGTAGCTGAGGTAGCTAAAAAATATGGGATTGAAATATTAACGCCTAAAACTTTAAAGACTGCTACCGAAGATGGAATTGCAGTTCGTGCCCGTATTGCTGAGTTAGCTCCAGATTGTGTACCAGTGGTTGCGTATGGAAATCTTTTGCCTAAAGATGTTTTAGAAATGGTGCCGCATGGGTTTATTAATCTGCACTTTTCTTTATTGCCTCGGTGGCGTGGTGCCGCCCCCGTACAAGCTGCAATTATCCATGGTGACCTGATTACCGGTGCAAGTACATTCCGCATCGATGAGGGATTAGATACTGGTGAAGTAGCAAAAACTATTAAAGAGCCCATTGCTACTAGCGATACTGCCGATGATCTTTTAACTCGTTTGGCTTATCGCGGCGGCGATTTACTAGTGCAAACCATGGATGAAATTGCAGCTGGCACGGCTGTATTTAAGCCACAAGAAGGCGAAGCAACACATATTTCAAAGATCTCTAAAAATGATGCTCGGATTATTTGGACACAACCAGCAGCTGTTATTGATCGACTTATTAGAGGCGTGACACCAGCTCCGGGAGCCTGGACAGAACTTGCTGATCAGCGTTTTAAAATTGGTCCAGTAAAATTAGTTGATTCTATAACGCTTGCTCCTGGATCTCTGCACATAGAAAAGAAACGTGTTTTAGTTGGCACTGGTGATACCGCAGTAGAGTTGGGTTCTATCCAAGCTCCAGGAAAAAAGATGATGCCAGCAACAGATTGGGCACGCGGTTTAGCTAGTACAGAAGGTTTGATGTTTCAATGA
- the def gene encoding peptide deformylase produces MTIRDIRIFGDPVLTTRAEEITIFDDSLVQLVDDMLETMDNAGGVGLAANQIGLLRRIFVFDCSHTEDGMRGHIINPVWEPIGDKMQTATEGCLSIPNIKGDVSRYETVQVTGQDMTGKTISMVCSGLMARCVQHETDHLDGQLFLRLLDSVDRKQAMSEIREASWFNA; encoded by the coding sequence ATGACCATTCGCGACATTCGTATTTTCGGTGATCCAGTTCTTACTACTAGGGCAGAAGAGATTACTATTTTCGACGATTCTCTAGTACAGCTTGTCGACGATATGTTGGAAACAATGGATAATGCTGGCGGAGTGGGTTTAGCTGCGAATCAAATTGGATTATTACGCCGGATTTTTGTTTTTGATTGCAGCCACACAGAAGATGGAATGCGCGGGCATATCATTAATCCAGTATGGGAGCCTATTGGCGATAAAATGCAGACGGCAACTGAAGGATGTCTTTCTATTCCTAACATCAAAGGTGATGTTTCTCGGTATGAAACTGTCCAAGTTACTGGTCAAGATATGACCGGGAAAACCATCTCGATGGTGTGTTCCGGTTTAATGGCTCGCTGCGTCCAACATGAAACTGACCATTTAGATGGTCAGTTATTTCTGCGCTTATTAGATTCCGTTGATCGTAAACAGGCTATGTCGGAAATTCGCGAAGCTAGCTGGTTTAACGCTTAA
- a CDS encoding primosomal protein N': protein MISSREPAAHAPIARVLPLLGLSKLDRVFDYRIDSTQDEAAQPGVRVRVRFNGRSIDALLLERTSVSDFEDKLLWLDSVVSPEIVYPPATSRLIDSLADRYAGTRSDLIRLALPSRVAKAEEADTSTSWEELGTATEPDLSSWMAYQHGKSFVDAVLAGETARAAWQIAPGDNWALAIATLATKVVLGGHGALIIVPDQRDIDKVVIECKKYVSAKQIVELTHAIGPHARYRRFLSVLHGQGRLVVGTRSAAFAPVKDLQLCFIKDDGDENLIEQVAPYPHAREILTTRSALEKTSLIMAGHARTAEVQLLVESGWAHDLVASKESLRNRMPFIRAAGDSDFELAKDPRARQARLPQLAFDIARKSLAAEQPVLIQVPRKGYIPALSCAQCRTPARCRHCNGSLEIPAGASGSTAFPTCRWCGRADVHFRCYECGSYKLRAIVTGAQRTAEELGRAFPSVPVIVSGGNKITDSVPNKPALVVSTPGAEPYVDNGLYGSCLLLDPWILLGMPDLRSAEKAFAKWCAAAALVLPSHKGGEVVVTADPAFHLTQFLIRWDVVGAARRELQERKSVHFPPAVHMTAIDGPYAAIEHFLELVELPEHAEILGPVDLPPGVSVPGEYDEQKYGSLQRVLIRTPLGPRSQLGKSLKAALAARVLRRDNLPLRVQVDPATVG from the coding sequence ATGATATCGTCTCGTGAGCCAGCAGCACATGCGCCTATTGCGCGTGTGCTGCCTTTGCTCGGGTTGAGCAAACTTGATCGGGTATTCGATTATCGGATTGATTCCACTCAAGATGAAGCAGCTCAACCAGGAGTACGGGTACGGGTTCGATTTAACGGCCGAAGTATTGATGCCCTTTTATTGGAACGAACAAGTGTTTCTGATTTTGAAGATAAACTTTTATGGCTGGACTCAGTAGTATCACCTGAGATTGTTTATCCACCGGCTACTAGCAGGCTTATTGATTCATTAGCAGATCGATATGCTGGCACCCGTAGCGATCTTATCCGGTTAGCACTACCATCTCGGGTAGCTAAAGCAGAAGAAGCTGATACTAGTACTAGCTGGGAAGAATTAGGTACGGCCACTGAGCCCGATTTAAGTTCTTGGATGGCTTATCAGCATGGTAAAAGTTTTGTTGATGCAGTATTAGCTGGTGAAACAGCTCGAGCTGCTTGGCAGATTGCCCCTGGAGACAATTGGGCATTAGCTATTGCTACCTTAGCCACCAAGGTTGTGTTAGGTGGACATGGTGCACTTATCATTGTTCCAGATCAGCGTGACATCGATAAAGTAGTAATAGAATGCAAAAAATATGTCAGCGCTAAACAGATTGTTGAACTTACCCACGCTATTGGACCACACGCACGGTATCGACGTTTTTTAAGTGTATTACATGGTCAAGGTCGGTTAGTAGTCGGCACGCGTAGTGCAGCTTTTGCCCCTGTTAAAGACCTTCAATTGTGTTTTATTAAAGACGATGGTGATGAAAATTTAATTGAGCAGGTTGCCCCTTATCCACATGCACGAGAAATATTGACTACCCGCAGCGCTTTAGAGAAAACCTCACTTATTATGGCTGGGCATGCTCGCACTGCAGAGGTGCAATTACTGGTCGAATCTGGTTGGGCACATGATCTGGTAGCAAGTAAAGAATCATTACGAAATCGTATGCCTTTTATTCGGGCAGCAGGTGATTCTGATTTTGAGCTAGCTAAAGATCCACGAGCACGACAAGCACGATTGCCACAGCTTGCTTTTGACATCGCACGCAAATCTTTAGCTGCTGAGCAGCCGGTGTTGATCCAAGTTCCACGCAAGGGCTATATACCTGCATTATCGTGTGCTCAATGTCGTACTCCAGCTCGGTGTCGTCATTGTAATGGCTCCCTAGAAATACCCGCGGGTGCTTCTGGCAGTACGGCATTTCCTACTTGCCGATGGTGTGGGCGTGCTGATGTACACTTCCGTTGTTATGAATGTGGTTCTTATAAACTTCGAGCAATAGTTACTGGGGCACAGCGTACAGCAGAAGAATTAGGAAGAGCTTTTCCATCGGTACCAGTAATTGTCTCTGGCGGTAATAAGATTACTGATTCAGTACCAAATAAGCCTGCCTTAGTTGTGTCGACCCCAGGAGCTGAGCCATACGTTGACAATGGTCTTTATGGCAGTTGTTTATTACTTGATCCATGGATATTGCTTGGAATGCCGGATTTACGCTCGGCAGAAAAAGCTTTTGCTAAGTGGTGTGCGGCAGCAGCACTAGTATTACCATCGCATAAAGGCGGCGAGGTTGTTGTTACCGCAGATCCAGCGTTTCATTTAACACAGTTTCTTATTCGGTGGGATGTTGTTGGAGCTGCCAGGCGTGAGCTACAAGAACGTAAATCGGTGCACTTTCCTCCAGCAGTACATATGACTGCCATTGATGGACCATATGCAGCAATTGAACATTTTCTTGAGTTAGTGGAACTACCTGAACACGCAGAAATCCTTGGCCCAGTCGATCTTCCGCCAGGAGTAAGTGTGCCAGGTGAATACGATGAGCAAAAATATGGTTCCCTGCAACGAGTCCTTATTCGAACACCGTTAGGCCCGCGTTCACAATTAGGTAAAAGCTTAAAAGCTGCTTTAGCCGCTAGAGTATTGCGCAGGGATAACCTGCCCTTGCGAGTCCAAGTTGATCCAGCAACAGTAGGCTAA
- the metK gene encoding methionine adenosyltransferase: MNSQTGNFRLFTSESVTEGHPDKICDAISDTILDALLSVDPYARVAVETLVTTGQVHVVGEVSTSGYVEIPNLVRDKLVEIGFTSSEVGFDGRSCGVNIAIGEQSREIGAGVSNSQEVRDGVSTDSNDQAGAGDQGLMFGYATNETPEFMPLPIALAHRLARRLTQVRKEGIVNHLRPDGKTQVTLAYDDHGRPVYLDTVVVSTQHDPEVTQEWLTRQIREHVVEWVLEDVDLVDDNYQLLVNPSGSFVLGGPMGDAGLTGRKIIVDTYGGMARHGGGAFSGKDPSKVDRSAAYAMRWVAKNIVAAGLADRAEVQVAYAIGRAKPVGLYVETFGTAQHGLSDADIQEAVQQVFDLRPAAIVRDLDLLRPIYEPTSAYGHFGRTDLSLPWENTDRTEALKAAAGV; this comes from the coding sequence CTGAACTCCCAGACGGGCAATTTCCGTCTCTTCACTAGTGAATCTGTCACCGAAGGTCACCCAGATAAAATCTGCGATGCCATTTCGGATACCATTTTGGATGCCTTGCTCAGTGTTGATCCGTATGCTCGCGTAGCAGTAGAAACCTTAGTTACTACTGGTCAGGTTCATGTTGTCGGTGAGGTTTCTACCTCTGGTTATGTTGAGATCCCTAACCTGGTACGCGATAAGCTTGTCGAGATCGGTTTTACTTCTTCGGAAGTTGGTTTTGATGGGCGTAGCTGCGGAGTGAATATCGCAATTGGCGAGCAATCACGTGAAATTGGCGCTGGAGTCAGTAATTCGCAAGAGGTACGCGATGGGGTATCGACTGATAGCAATGACCAAGCTGGTGCTGGTGATCAGGGACTCATGTTTGGCTATGCAACTAATGAAACCCCAGAGTTCATGCCATTACCTATTGCGTTAGCTCATAGACTTGCTCGTCGTTTGACTCAGGTACGTAAAGAAGGCATTGTTAATCATTTGCGTCCGGACGGCAAAACTCAGGTAACACTAGCTTATGATGATCATGGTCGCCCAGTCTATTTGGATACGGTAGTAGTTTCTACCCAACACGATCCAGAAGTAACCCAAGAATGGCTTACCCGGCAGATCCGTGAGCATGTTGTTGAATGGGTGCTGGAAGATGTTGATCTTGTAGATGATAATTACCAGCTGTTGGTTAATCCTTCTGGTTCTTTTGTGCTTGGTGGGCCTATGGGTGATGCCGGTTTAACCGGTCGTAAAATTATTGTGGATACCTATGGTGGAATGGCACGCCATGGTGGTGGTGCATTCTCTGGCAAAGATCCATCAAAAGTAGACCGTTCAGCAGCTTATGCAATGCGCTGGGTGGCGAAAAACATTGTGGCTGCTGGCTTAGCAGATCGTGCTGAGGTACAAGTAGCTTATGCTATTGGTCGCGCGAAACCAGTGGGACTTTACGTAGAAACTTTCGGTACTGCTCAACATGGGCTTAGCGACGCTGACATTCAAGAAGCAGTACAACAGGTATTTGATCTACGCCCAGCAGCTATTGTTCGCGACCTTGATTTATTGCGTCCTATTTATGAACCAACATCTGCTTATGGGCATTTTGGTCGAACTGATCTGTCTTTACCATGGGAAAACACTGATCGAACGGAAGCATTAAAAGCTGCTGCTGGTGTGTAG
- the coaBC gene encoding bifunctional phosphopantothenoylcysteine decarboxylase/phosphopantothenate--cysteine ligase CoaBC: protein MESVQASEEITLQDSGRNIVVGVAGGIAAYKTCQLIRDFKEAGDNVTVVPTEAALQFVGAATFEALSGNPVSSSVFDAVDSVRHVRVGKDADLIVVAPATADFLARVTHGRADDLLTATLLVATCPIVLAPAMHTEMWFNAATQDNVKKLRDRGIIVLEPAHGRLTGKDTGLGRLPEPIQIAQLSRAVLAGAKLAQSLTNKKVLISAGGTREAIDPVRFIGNHSSGKQGFALAEIATQRGAQVTIVAGITDELPIPSGAKIIRVSSALEMRQAMLEQAGEADVIIMSAAVADYRPSNVAEAKLKKGIADNSLGQLRLVENPDILAELVAQRASGQWQKNPVIIGFAAETGDERHTALEYGQAKLQRKGCDLLMCNDVSAGQVFGQGTNAGYILDAHGGINKVKKSTKLVVAAQIIDASEKYLAKLDSLV from the coding sequence TTGGAATCTGTGCAGGCATCTGAAGAAATAACTCTTCAAGATTCTGGCCGAAATATTGTTGTTGGTGTAGCTGGCGGTATTGCCGCATATAAAACGTGTCAGCTTATCCGAGATTTTAAAGAAGCTGGCGACAATGTAACGGTAGTTCCCACAGAAGCTGCACTGCAGTTTGTTGGTGCAGCAACTTTTGAAGCTCTCTCAGGTAATCCCGTATCCAGTAGTGTTTTTGACGCAGTAGATAGTGTGCGGCATGTGCGGGTTGGCAAAGATGCTGATCTTATTGTGGTTGCTCCGGCTACGGCTGATTTCTTAGCACGGGTTACTCATGGTCGTGCCGATGATCTTTTAACAGCCACCTTATTGGTCGCAACGTGTCCAATTGTGCTTGCTCCAGCAATGCATACTGAAATGTGGTTTAATGCTGCTACCCAAGATAACGTCAAAAAGCTGCGCGATAGAGGAATTATTGTGTTAGAACCGGCGCATGGGCGGTTAACTGGTAAAGATACTGGCCTAGGACGATTGCCGGAACCAATACAAATTGCTCAGTTAAGCCGAGCAGTACTAGCTGGGGCAAAATTAGCGCAATCATTAACAAATAAAAAAGTGCTCATTAGCGCTGGAGGTACGCGGGAAGCTATTGACCCAGTGCGTTTTATCGGTAATCACTCTTCGGGAAAACAAGGTTTTGCACTAGCTGAGATTGCCACTCAACGAGGAGCACAGGTGACTATCGTTGCTGGAATAACAGATGAGCTACCAATACCGAGCGGAGCAAAGATTATTCGTGTTTCTTCTGCATTAGAGATGCGACAGGCAATGCTTGAGCAGGCTGGTGAAGCTGATGTCATTATTATGTCGGCAGCTGTGGCTGATTATCGGCCAAGCAATGTAGCTGAAGCTAAATTAAAAAAGGGCATTGCAGACAATAGTTTAGGGCAACTTCGCTTGGTAGAAAATCCTGATATCCTTGCAGAACTTGTCGCACAGCGGGCAAGTGGTCAGTGGCAAAAAAATCCAGTGATTATCGGTTTTGCAGCAGAAACTGGTGATGAGCGCCATACTGCATTGGAGTATGGACAAGCCAAATTGCAACGTAAAGGCTGTGACTTATTGATGTGCAATGATGTTTCTGCTGGTCAAGTATTTGGGCAGGGAACTAATGCGGGGTATATTCTTGATGCTCACGGTGGAATAAATAAAGTGAAAAAGAGCACGAAACTTGTTGTTGCTGCTCAAATCATAGATGCCAGCGAAAAGTATCTTGCCAAATTAGACAGCTTGGTCTAA
- the rpoZ gene encoding DNA-directed RNA polymerase subunit omega: MSNVTDSNDGVFDTPTGITAPPIDELLKRVSSKYALVIFAAKRARQINSYYQQADEGVFEFVGPLVTPEAQEKPLSIALREIEAGLLDHEEG; encoded by the coding sequence GTGAGCAACGTGACCGACAGCAATGACGGCGTGTTCGATACCCCTACCGGTATTACTGCGCCTCCCATCGACGAACTGCTCAAACGCGTATCGTCTAAGTATGCTCTGGTAATTTTTGCCGCGAAGCGTGCCCGCCAGATTAATAGCTACTACCAGCAGGCCGACGAAGGTGTTTTTGAGTTTGTCGGTCCACTGGTTACTCCAGAGGCACAAGAAAAGCCATTATCGATCGCATTGCGTGAGATTGAGGCTGGTCTTCTCGACCACGAAGAGGGCTAA
- the gmk gene encoding guanylate kinase, which produces MTGDNPIGRLVVLAGPSAVGKSTVVRRLRDEVPDLYFSVSMTTRAPRPGEVEGQDYFFVSPEEFQLRIDNGEMLEWADIHGGLQRSGTPAGPVDQALNQGRPVLVEVDLEGARNVVTAKPDAHTVFLAPPSWDVLVERLTGRGTEPEDVIERRLETARHELAAQNEFQHIVVNKVVDDAVAQISDILLGR; this is translated from the coding sequence GTGACAGGCGATAACCCTATCGGAAGACTCGTTGTTTTAGCCGGCCCTTCTGCGGTTGGTAAGTCAACAGTGGTTCGTCGCCTGCGTGACGAAGTTCCTGACCTTTACTTTTCGGTTTCAATGACCACCAGGGCGCCTCGCCCTGGTGAAGTAGAAGGACAAGATTACTTTTTCGTTTCTCCAGAGGAGTTTCAACTCCGTATTGATAACGGTGAAATGCTCGAATGGGCAGATATCCACGGTGGGTTACAGCGTTCTGGAACCCCAGCGGGTCCTGTCGATCAGGCACTTAATCAAGGACGTCCGGTTCTTGTTGAGGTTGATCTAGAAGGTGCTCGGAATGTGGTGACGGCAAAACCTGATGCACATACTGTGTTTTTGGCGCCACCGTCGTGGGATGTACTTGTAGAACGTCTTACTGGTCGAGGAACTGAACCAGAAGATGTGATCGAGCGTCGTCTGGAGACCGCACGTCATGAACTTGCCGCTCAAAATGAGTTTCAACATATTGTTGTCAACAAGGTTGTTGATGACGCCGTCGCACAGATCAGCGACATTCTTCTGGGACGCTAA